A single Cucumis melo cultivar AY chromosome 4, USDA_Cmelo_AY_1.0, whole genome shotgun sequence DNA region contains:
- the LOC103503670 gene encoding 14-3-3-like protein B, giving the protein MASAIPENLTREQYVYLSKLSEQAERYEEMVNFMQKLVLTSTPASELTVEERNLLSVAYKNVIGSLRAAWRIVSSIEQKEEGRKNEDHVVLVKDYRSKVETELTEVCANILKLLDSNLIPSSASGESKVFYLKMKGDYHRYLAEFKIGEERKSAAEDTMLAYKAAQDIAVADLAPTHPIRLGLALNFSVFYFEILNQSDKACSMAKQAFEEAIAELDTLGEESYKDSTLIMQLLRDNLTLWTSDSQDQLDEP; this is encoded by the exons ATGGCGTCCGCCATCCCTGAAAACCTAACAAGGGAGCAGTATGTTTACCTATCCAAGCTTTCCGAGCAAGCCGAGCGCTACGAGGAAATGGTCAACTTCATGCAAAAGCTTGTATTGACCTCCACTCCTGCCTCTGAGCTCACTGTCGAGGAACGCAATCTCCTTTCCGTTGCATACAAGAACGTGATCGGTTCTCTCCGAGCGGCTTGGCGCATCGTATCCTCCATTGAacagaaggaagaaggaaggaAGAACGAAGATCATGTTGTCCTCGTCAAAGATTATAGATCCAAGGTCGAAACCGAACTCACCGAGGTCTGCGCCAATATTTTGAAGCTTTTGGACTCCAATCTCATACCATCTTCGGCCTCTGGTGAATCTAAGGTGTTCTACTTAAAGATGAAGGGAGATTACCATAGGTATTTGGCTGAGTTTAAGATTGGGGAGGAGAGGAAGTCCGCCGCCGAGGATACCATGCTAGCTTACAAGGCTGCTCAG GATATTGCAGTTGCCGATCTTGCACCAACGCATCCAATCAGGCTGGGCCTAGCACTAAATTTCTCTGTTTTTTACTTTGAGATCCTGAACCAGTCTGATAAAGCTTGTAGCATGGCCAAGCAG GCATTTGAAGAAGCGATTGCGGAATTGGACACATTAGGTGAGGAATCATACAAGGATAGCACCCTGATCATGCAACTCTTAAGAGACAATCTCACCCTTTGGACTTCGGATTCGCAG GACCAGTTAGACGAGCCATAG
- the LOC103503669 gene encoding pentatricopeptide repeat-containing protein At5g18475, with protein MNLAIFSSRFKNLAIGWVSKSFSKSNTSIRLFATSKEIQKKSKSSYVSHETAIKLIKNERDPQHALDIFNMVSEQQGFNHNHATYASIIQKLAKSKKFQAIDGVLHQMTYDTCKVHEGIFLNLMKHFSVSSMHERVLDMFYAIKSIVREKPSLKAFSTCLNLLVESDRVDLARKLLVNARSKLNLRPNTCIFNILVKHHCRNGDLQAAFEVVKEMKSARVSYPNLVTYSTLIGGLCENGKLKEAIEFFEEMVSKDKILPDALTYNILINGFCQGGKVDRARKIVEFMKSNGCSPNVFNYSALMNGYCKEGRLQEAKEVFNEIKSLGMKPDTISYTTLINCLCRTGRVDEATELLQQMKDKDCRADTVTFNVMLGGLCREGRFEEALDMVQKLPFEGFYLNKGSYRIVLNFLTQKGELRRATELLGLMLNRGFVPHHATSNTLLLLLCNNGMVKDAVESLLGLLEMGFKPEHESWFTLVNLICRERKMLPMFELLDELVTEKYL; from the coding sequence ATGAATCTTGCCATCTTCTCCTCTCGTTTCAAGAATCTTGCTATTGGTTGGGTTTCAAAATCATTCTCCAAGAGTAATACTTCTATTAGACTCTTTGCTACCTCCAAAGAAATTCAGAAAAAATCCAAATCTAGTTACGTTTCTCACGAAACGGCCAtaaagttaataaaaaatgaaagagaTCCTCAACATGCCCTTGACATATttaacatggtatcagagcaacaAGGATTTAATCACAATCACGCTACTTATGCAAGCATTATTCAAAAGCTTGCAAAGTCCAAGAAATTCCAGGCTATTGATGGAGTTTTGCATCAAATGACATATGACACTTGCAAAGTACACGAGGGTATATTCCTTAATCTCATGAAGCATTTTTCAGTGTCTTCAATGCACGAAAGAGTACTTGACATGTTTTATGCCATCAAATCGATCGTTCGGGAGAAGCCTTCTCTTAAAGCATTCAGCACGTGTCTCAATCTTCTAGTTGAATCCGATCGGGTTGATCTTGCCAGAAAGTTGCTTGTGAATGCCAGGAGCAAGCTTAACTTAAGACCAAACACTTGCATTTTCAACATCTTAGTTAAGCACCATTGTAGAAATGGAGATCTTCAAGCTGCATTTGAGGTTGTGAAGGAAATGAAAAGTGCTAGAGTCTCTTATCCTAATCTAGTCACTTACTCGACTCTGATAGGTGGCCTTTGTGAAAATGGAAAACTTAAAGAAGCCATTGAATTTTTTGAGGAAATGGTTTCAAAGGACAAGATCTTACCTGATGCCTTAACTTACAACATTTTGATCAATGGTTTTTGTCAAGGAGGGAAAGTCGACCGCGCAAGGAAAATAGTTGAATTCATGAAAAGCAATGGATGTAGTCCTAATGTATTCAATTACTCAGCCTTAATGAATGGCTACTGTAAAGAGGGAAGATTGCAAGAGGCAAAGGAGGTTTTCAATGAAATTAAGAGCCTCGGGATGAAGCCCGATACTATCAGCTACACTACTTTAATAAACTGTCTATGTAGGACCGGAAGAGTCGATGAGGCAACAGAGTTACTCCAGCAGATGAAGGACAAAGATTGCAGAGCCGATACCGTAACATTCAACGTGATGCTCGGAGGGCTATGTAGAGAAGGTAGGTTTGAAGAGGCTCTTGATATGGTGCAGAAACTTCCTTTTGAGGGTTTCTATCTTAACAAAGGCAGTTACAGGATTGTGTTAAATTTCCTGACTCAAAAAGGAGAATTAAGAAGGGCTACTGAGTTGTTGGGTCTGATGTTGAATAGAGGGTTTGTACCTCACCATGCAACTTCAAATACTTTGCTGCTGCTTCTTTGTAACAATGGAATGGTGAAGGATGCAGTTGAATCTTTGCTTGGATTGTTAGAGATGGGCTTCAAACCTGAGCATGAATCTTGGTTTACTTTGGTTAATTTGATATGCAGGGAGAGAAAAATGTTGCCTATGTTTGAATTGCTTGATGAGTTGGTCACTGAAAAGTATTTGTAA
- the LOC103503668 gene encoding uncharacterized protein LOC103503668 gives MSGAWDEHTVTDSDRQPDYDHQYSHFNFDFFSAIVKPKDYYKILEVDYDATDDDIRSNYIRLALKWHPDKQKDNDGATSRFQDINEAYQVLSDPSRRQEYDEKGMLYVNDDNIVDYLKRYKSLILTCNGLGMKYSIW, from the exons CGATTCCGATCGACAACCCGACTACGATCATCAATATTCCCACTTCAATTTCGATTTCTTCTCCGCCATTGTTAAACCCAAG GATTACTACAAAATTTTGGAGGTCGATTACGATGCTACCGACGATGACATTCGTTCCAATTACATACGACTTGCTCTG AAGTGGCATCCCGATAAGCAGAAAGATAACGACGGTGCCACTTCCAGATTTCAGGACATAAACGAGGCATATCAAG TTTTAAGCGATCCTTCGAGAAGGCAGGAATACGACGAGAAAGGGATGCTTTATGTAAATGATGATAACATAGTG GATTACCTCAAGCGGTACAAAAGCCTTATTTTAACATGTAATGGCCTCGGTATGAAGTATTCAATTTGGTGA